The genomic DNA AGCAAAATTTTTCAACATAAAAAATACCTTTAAAACCTGACGCTTTCAGCCAAATTTTAAAGGTAACTTATCTTTTTATTTTGCCTTCTTTTTGTTATTACGTACAGAAGTTAACCATCCAATGACTACTAATAATATCATAACAGTCCAGAAAATTGATTGCCATAATACGCCATGTGGAAATTCTTCAGGTAATATTCCAATATCTTTATGTGCAAGTACGATAACAACTAATTTTATACCTACCCAACCAACAATGGCAAAGGCTGCACCTTCAAGGCCTGGGTATTTATTTAACAAGTCTACAAACCATGTTGCTGCGAAACGCATTAAAATAACACCAATCATTCCGCCAATAAACATGACTCCAAATTGACCTAAGTCCATACCACCGAAATGGATGCCCATTTTAGGTAAAGTAACCGCAATTGCCATCGCAGCTAACATTGAATCAATTGCAAAAGCAATATCAGCAAATTCTACTTTAAATACTGTTCCCCAGAATTTCATTGGGCCAACTTTCTTTTCAACACCTGATTCATCATAATGATGATCGTCACCTTCTTGGTGGTCTTCTTCTTTCTTATGGAAGAAATTCCACAGATTTCTAATCGACATAAAAATTAAGTAAGCCGCACCGATAGCTTGAATAAACCAGAAATTAACAATAATACTAATTAAAAATAGGGCAATAAAACGGAAAACAAAAGCGCCTAATAAGCCATAAAATAGTGCTTTCTTTCTTTGCTCAGGTGGTAAATGTTTTACCATCACAGCCATAACCACAGCATTATCTGCTGCTAATAATCCTTCTAAAAACACTAAAACTAAAATTACCCATAGATAAGGTAAAATTAAACTCGGATCCATAGCGTATCTCTCCTTTTCAATTTAAATACAAATAAAGAGACCTATGCTAAATAATAGCAAAGGTCTCACTTAGCAATTTATTTGCCCACTTTACCGGAAGATATGTCTTCGTAATGACGATAAAGTGCTAACCATTTCATTATTACTATGGTTCTCAAGTTACTCCCCTCTGACAGAATGTCATAGGTATTCATTTGTTAAAGGTATTATAACTAAAATAAGTAACATTGCACAATCATAAATCATTATTTTTTTAAGAAATTGAGAAAAACTTAAATTTACTAAAACAAATTATGATTTACTACTCAAATACCCTCTTTACTTACAAATAATTATTATTATAAACAATAACGTTCATAGCAACAGTTGAAAGATTTATCAACTCACTTTTCAACTTTATAATAAACTATATAATTTAATTTCTGGGAACTTCTCTTCAAACCAGCGTGTTGCAAATTCATTCTCAAACAAGAATACAAAATTGTCATATCTATCTTTCACTAAAATAGAACGAGAAGTATTCATTTTATCTTGAATGTCGTCTTCATTTTCAATCCAACGTGCTATTTTTCTTCCAACTGGTTCCATTACAACATCTACGTTGTATTCATTCTTCATACGATGTTCAAATACCTCAAATTGTAATTGACCAACTGCACCAAGAATAATTTGATTCGTATGCAATGTTTTATAATATTGAATTGCACCTTCTTGAACTAATTGTTCAATACCTTTATGGAAATGTTTTTGTTTCATCACATTTTTAGCAGAAACTTTCATAAAGATTTCAGGCGTGAACTGAGGTAAATCTTGGAAACTATATTTTTGTTTACCGCCTACTAACGTATCTCCAATTTGGTAATTACCAGTATCATATAAACCTATAATATCACCTGCTACAGCATGGTTAACTGTTTCTTTATCATCAGCCATAAATGATGTAGAACGAGTAATTTTTTGTTTTTTATTTGTACGTTGTAATGTTACATCCATTCCTCTTTCAAACGCACCACTCACAACTCGCATAAAAGCAATTCTATCACGATGCTTAGGGTCCATATTGGCTTGAATTTTAAAAATAAATCCAGAAAATTCATCATCAAACGGACTCACTTCAATTTCTTCATTCGTTTGACGAGCATTTGGCATTGGTGCATGATCTACATAAGCATTCAAGAAGTTTTGAACACCAAAATTAGCTAATGCTGAACCAAAGAATACCGGTGTTAATTCACCATTTAATAATGCGTCATTATCAAATTGTTCGCCCGCTTCTTCAACTAGCATGAATTCTTCAATTGCTTGTTCAAAAGCACTATCATTGCTAATTGCATGTTCTTCTTGCAATTCATAATCATTATTTAAATGAAGAATATTTTCTTCGTCTCTAAAAGGTTCAATTGTTTTTGACTCACGATCAATGATACCAAAGAAATTTTGTCCCATACCTATCGGCCAGTTCATTGGATATGTTTCAATATTTAATGTTTCTTCAATTTCATTTAGCAATTCAAAAGGTTCTTTCCCAACACGGTCTAATTTATTAATAAAAGTGAAAATTGGAATGCCTCTCATTTTACATACTTTGAATAATTTCAACGTTTGAGGTTCGATACCTTTTGCACAGTCAATTACCATAACTGCACTATCAACTGCCATTAATGTACGGTAAGTATCTTCTGAGAAATCTTCGTGTCCTGGTGTATCTAGAATATTAATTTTGTAATCATCATAATCAAATTGCATGACTGAACTTGTTACTGAGATACCACGTTCTTGTTCAACTTTCATCCAGTCACTTGTTGCAAATTTTCCTGTTTTTTTACCTTTAACTGTACCCGCTTCTCTTATCGCTCCACTAAAATATAATAATTTTTCAGTAAGCGTCGTTTTACCAGCATCTGGGTGAGAAATGATGGCAAACGTCTTTCTTGATTCTACTTCTTCTTTTAAACTCATCTAGTAATCTCCTTTAATATCATTCACAATCCAGTCTGTTAAGATTAAAGCAATTTCTTCTGCATCTTCTTCGTCCTTGAAATTAAATAATTGCATAGTTAATTCTTCTTTAATTTCATCATTACTTAAAGCCGACTGAAGTTCTACAGACCAAAATATATCTGGAATCGCCAACATAAAGTTGTTAGTTTCATTATTAATATATAAATAAACGTTAACTACTTCATTGTTTAATGAAAGTTGTTTAATGTTCAACTGGGCCACCGCCAAATTTTTTATAGGCGGCTTCTAAACCAATTAAATCGTCTCGATGTGGTACTTTAACATGACCTGGCATAATTTGATATGGTTCTCTTCCTTTGGAAGCAAGCACTACTGTATCTCCTGGTTCGGCAACATCAATTGCATGTTTAATTCCTTCTGCACGATCATCAAATTCAACATAATTATGATGTGTTGCACCTTTAGCAAGTTCTGCAGTCAACATTTTTGGATCATCATTAGCAGGATTATCCGGTGTGAAAATAACATAATCTGCTCTACATGCCACTGAACCCATTTCAGGTGTTTTCGTTAAGTCACGCTCTCCTGCCATACCGACTAAGAAGATAAGCTTTTGCTTAACAAATGGTTTAACCGCATCAATCAATTTATTCATGCCATCAGCTGTATGTGCATAATCTATAATTAAATCAATAGGTAAAGAAGGATCTAATACTTCTAAACGTCCTTCCACTGGTTCGAGATTTTCCACTACTTTGATAATATCTTCTATTGAAGTACCCTTGCTCCACACAGCAATCATCGCTGCCATTATATTAGAGATGTTAAATTTACCTACATAAGGTGATTTCACATGATATGTACCAAAGGGCGTTGCAAAATCAAATTCTACGCCTTGCAACGATTCCTTAATATTTACTGCCTTAAATTGAGCATCATTGTCTATACCATAACTAAATATTTCATATGGCGTAACTGACGCTAAATACTCAGAAAAGTCATCATCATTATTTAAGACAACATACTTTTCTTTAGATAAATCCTCTCCTAATTGACTGAATAACAGTGATTTAGCATGTCCATATGCTTCCATTGTGCCATGGAAGTCTAGATGGTCTTGTGTCAGGTTAGAAAATATAGCTACATCAAATTCTACACCACGTAATCGGCCAAGTGATAAGCCATGACTTGAAACTTCCATTGTCATTGCTTCTGCTTTTTCATCAACAGCTTGTTTGATTTTCTTAGTTAAAGATACTGTTTCTGGTGTCGTATTCGCACCCTTAGTCTTTTGTTCATTAATTTGAAAGCCATTTGTTCCCAAATATGCACTGCCTTTTCCTAAACCTCTGAAAATAAGATGAATCATCGTAGCGATGGATGTCTTACCATTGGTACCTGTAACACCAAAAGTCGTTAATTGGTGACTAGGATATTCAAATAATGTATGTGCTAATAAGCTCGCGACTCTCAATGTATCTGGTACGATGACTTGGGTCACATCACCATCAAGGTCCTGTTGCTTATTTACTACGACGATTTTGGCACCTTGATTAACAACGTTTTGACAGAATTTATGGCTATCTACTGTATAGCCTTTTGATGCGACGAATATACTTCCTTCACTTGCTGTACGTGAATCTGTAGTGATATCAGTAACATTTATATCTAACGTTCCTATAACCAGTTTAACTCTTATTTTTTCGAACAACTCATTCGCATTCAAAATGTATCGCTCCTTCTTTTACAATAATTCTATTATACATGTTTTGAAGTTGTTGATAAATTTATTTCCATTAAAAATAACCTATTTTAAGCGTAATGATGTCTCATTTAAATTATTATAAATTTATTAAATCACAGTGCATTTTTATTTATTAAGTTAAGGTTAATTATTTTTAAATTTTTATTTATATACGTCTAAATCTCAATACATTTCTATTTATAAATGCTACGATAGACATATAAAGATGAAGTTAACATTATTATTGTGCTATAATGCACTATAAATGAAATTTATGGGTTTAATAAAGTTTTTGTATACTTCGTAGTCATTTACAAATAAGGCAATGAAGCTCCTATTAAATCCATCAAGTGATGTATTATATGTATTAAATTTAAATTAATGGAGGGTGACTATTAATGGTTACTCAAAATAAAAAGATATTGATTATTACCGGCTCATTTGGCAATGGACATTTACAAGTGACGCAAAGTGTCGTTAATCAACTTAATGAAATGAACTTGTCCCATTTATCTGTTATTGAGCACGATTTGTTTATGGAAGCACATCCAATTCTTACTTCTATATGTAAAAAATGGTATATCAATAGCTTTAAATATTTTAGAAATATGTATAAAAACTTTTATTATAGTCGCCCTGATGAGTTAGATAAATGTTTTTATAAATATTATGGATTAAATAAACTAATTAACTTACTCTTAAAAGAAAAACCAGACTTAATATTATTAACATTCCCTACTCCTGTTATGTCAGTATTAACAGAACAATTTAACATGCGCATTCCTATAGCCACTGTAATGACTGATTATCGCCTACAAAAAAACTGGATTACACCTAATTCTCTTAGATATTATGTGGCTACGGAACAAACCAAAGCAGATTTTATTGAAGCTGGTATTCCTGCATCTGATATTAAAGTGACAGGTATTCCTATTTCTGACAAGTTTGAAGCGGATATTGATAAAGCGTCATGGTTAAAACAAAATAACTTAGACCCTGATAAGCCAACTATTTTAATGTCAGCGGGTGCTTTTGGTGTATCTAAAGGATTTGAAGATATGATTGAAAGCATTCTAGAAAAGAGTCCTCATTCACAAATTGTTATGGTATGTGGCCGCAGCAAAGCTTTAAAACGTAATCTAGAAATACAATTTAAATCATACGATAATGTACTTATTCTAGGCTATACCAAACACATGAACGAGTGGATGGCTTCAAGTCAACTTATGATTACTAAACCTGGTGGTATAACGATTTCAGAAGGTTTAACACGTAGTATACCTATGATTTTCTTAAATCCAGCACCAGGCCAAGAACTAGAAAATGCTTTGTAT from Staphylococcus taiwanensis includes the following:
- a CDS encoding TerC family protein translates to MDPSLILPYLWVILVLVFLEGLLAADNAVVMAVMVKHLPPEQRKKALFYGLLGAFVFRFIALFLISIIVNFWFIQAIGAAYLIFMSIRNLWNFFHKKEEDHQEGDDHHYDESGVEKKVGPMKFWGTVFKVEFADIAFAIDSMLAAMAIAVTLPKMGIHFGGMDLGQFGVMFIGGMIGVILMRFAATWFVDLLNKYPGLEGAAFAIVGWVGIKLVVIVLAHKDIGILPEEFPHGVLWQSIFWTVMILLVVIGWLTSVRNNKKKAK
- a CDS encoding peptide chain release factor 3 → MSLKEEVESRKTFAIISHPDAGKTTLTEKLLYFSGAIREAGTVKGKKTGKFATSDWMKVEQERGISVTSSVMQFDYDDYKINILDTPGHEDFSEDTYRTLMAVDSAVMVIDCAKGIEPQTLKLFKVCKMRGIPIFTFINKLDRVGKEPFELLNEIEETLNIETYPMNWPIGMGQNFFGIIDRESKTIEPFRDEENILHLNNDYELQEEHAISNDSAFEQAIEEFMLVEEAGEQFDNDALLNGELTPVFFGSALANFGVQNFLNAYVDHAPMPNARQTNEEIEVSPFDDEFSGFIFKIQANMDPKHRDRIAFMRVVSGAFERGMDVTLQRTNKKQKITRSTSFMADDKETVNHAVAGDIIGLYDTGNYQIGDTLVGGKQKYSFQDLPQFTPEIFMKVSAKNVMKQKHFHKGIEQLVQEGAIQYYKTLHTNQIILGAVGQLQFEVFEHRMKNEYNVDVVMEPVGRKIARWIENEDDIQDKMNTSRSILVKDRYDNFVFLFENEFATRWFEEKFPEIKLYSLL
- a CDS encoding UDP-N-acetylmuramoyl-L-alanyl-D-glutamate--L-lysine ligase; the encoded protein is MNANELFEKIRVKLVIGTLDINVTDITTDSRTASEGSIFVASKGYTVDSHKFCQNVVNQGAKIVVVNKQQDLDGDVTQVIVPDTLRVASLLAHTLFEYPSHQLTTFGVTGTNGKTSIATMIHLIFRGLGKGSAYLGTNGFQINEQKTKGANTTPETVSLTKKIKQAVDEKAEAMTMEVSSHGLSLGRLRGVEFDVAIFSNLTQDHLDFHGTMEAYGHAKSLLFSQLGEDLSKEKYVVLNNDDDFSEYLASVTPYEIFSYGIDNDAQFKAVNIKESLQGVEFDFATPFGTYHVKSPYVGKFNISNIMAAMIAVWSKGTSIEDIIKVVENLEPVEGRLEVLDPSLPIDLIIDYAHTADGMNKLIDAVKPFVKQKLIFLVGMAGERDLTKTPEMGSVACRADYVIFTPDNPANDDPKMLTAELAKGATHHNYVEFDDRAEGIKHAIDVAEPGDTVVLASKGREPYQIMPGHVKVPHRDDLIGLEAAYKKFGGGPVEH
- a CDS encoding diglucosyl diacylglycerol synthase, with the translated sequence MVTQNKKILIITGSFGNGHLQVTQSVVNQLNEMNLSHLSVIEHDLFMEAHPILTSICKKWYINSFKYFRNMYKNFYYSRPDELDKCFYKYYGLNKLINLLLKEKPDLILLTFPTPVMSVLTEQFNMRIPIATVMTDYRLQKNWITPNSLRYYVATEQTKADFIEAGIPASDIKVTGIPISDKFEADIDKASWLKQNNLDPDKPTILMSAGAFGVSKGFEDMIESILEKSPHSQIVMVCGRSKALKRNLEIQFKSYDNVLILGYTKHMNEWMASSQLMITKPGGITISEGLTRSIPMIFLNPAPGQELENALYFQDKAYGKIANTPDEAIEIVSDLTNHEDKLRAMTAKMAEEKVDYSTYRLCTDLLNILDSSSQHQEIYGKVPLYAKFFVK